From a region of the Buchnera aphidicola str. Ak (Acyrthosiphon kondoi) genome:
- the dxs gene encoding 1-deoxy-D-xylulose-5-phosphate synthase, which yields MNFNSKKYPILSFANSVENLRLLRIEQLPQLCFELRAYLLDIVTVSKGHFASGLGVVEITVALHYIYNTPFDNLLWDTGHQAYPHKILTGRSKKISSIRKKNGLHSFPCREESEFDVLSVGHSSTSISAGLGMSIAAEKEGKNRQTICIIGDGAMTAGMAFEAMNHAGEIKSNLLVVLNDNQMSISKNVGALHNHLKILRNIKNIKKDQKIMRFFHQQLFRKNKKSKKNHIPFNSIFSSLGLKYLGPFDGHDIFSIINILTEIKNKTGTYLLHLVTKKGKGYLPAERDPIKWHAISSCNRSVSNSLSYSDVFSSWLCEIAAFDKKLIAITPAMCEGSGMLKFSRLFPNQYFDVAIAEQHAVTFAAGLAISGYKPVVSIYSTFLQRAYDQLIHDVALQKLSVLFAVDRGGIVGNDGQTHQGIFDLAYLRCIPGIVIMTPSDENECRQMLYTGYMYSKGPSVVRYPKGHGIGALLMPMSSIPLGKSIIKRTGKKIAILNFGTLLQNAFFAADSLDATLVDMRFVKPLDENMILKLSYKHKFFITLEEGVISGGAGSAVNEFIMVNKIFLPVLNIGLPDVFVPQGTQEEIRHDYKLDAEGIHKQIFYWLKQ from the coding sequence ATGAATTTTAATTCTAAAAAATATCCAATTTTATCTTTCGCTAATTCAGTAGAAAATCTAAGACTATTACGTATCGAACAGTTACCACAACTATGTTTTGAACTACGTGCATATTTATTAGATATAGTTACTGTTTCCAAAGGACATTTTGCTTCTGGATTAGGTGTAGTGGAAATTACTGTAGCACTTCATTATATTTATAATACTCCATTCGATAATTTATTATGGGATACAGGACATCAAGCGTATCCTCATAAAATATTAACTGGAAGAAGTAAAAAAATTAGTAGTATTAGAAAAAAAAATGGATTACATTCATTTCCTTGTCGAGAAGAAAGTGAATTTGATGTTTTAAGTGTTGGTCATTCTTCTACTTCAATCAGTGCAGGTTTGGGTATGTCTATTGCGGCTGAAAAAGAAGGAAAAAATAGGCAAACTATTTGTATTATTGGTGATGGTGCTATGACTGCTGGTATGGCATTTGAAGCTATGAATCATGCTGGAGAAATAAAATCTAATTTATTAGTTGTATTGAATGATAATCAAATGTCTATTTCAAAAAACGTAGGAGCTTTACATAATCATCTAAAGATTTTGAGAAACATTAAAAACATTAAAAAAGATCAAAAAATAATGCGTTTTTTTCATCAACAACTTTTCAGAAAAAATAAAAAATCGAAAAAAAATCATATTCCGTTTAACTCTATATTTTCTAGTTTGGGATTGAAATATTTAGGTCCATTTGACGGTCATGATATTTTTTCTATTATTAATATATTAACAGAAATAAAAAATAAAACAGGTACTTATTTGTTACATCTTGTAACTAAAAAAGGAAAAGGCTATCTTCCAGCTGAACGAGATCCGATTAAATGGCATGCAATATCTTCATGTAATAGATCAGTTTCAAATTCTCTCAGTTATTCAGATGTTTTTAGTTCTTGGCTGTGTGAAATAGCTGCATTTGATAAAAAATTAATAGCTATTACACCTGCAATGTGTGAAGGTTCTGGAATGTTAAAATTTTCTCGTCTTTTCCCAAATCAATATTTTGATGTTGCTATTGCTGAACAACATGCAGTTACTTTTGCTGCTGGTCTTGCGATTAGTGGTTACAAACCAGTAGTTTCTATCTATTCAACTTTTTTACAAAGAGCATATGATCAACTTATACACGATGTAGCGCTACAAAAATTATCTGTTTTATTTGCTGTTGATAGAGGAGGTATTGTTGGAAATGATGGACAAACTCATCAAGGAATTTTTGATTTAGCATATTTACGATGTATTCCTGGCATAGTTATTATGACTCCTAGTGATGAAAATGAATGTCGTCAAATGCTTTATACTGGTTATATGTATAGTAAGGGTCCTAGCGTTGTAAGATATCCTAAAGGACATGGTATTGGAGCATTATTAATGCCTATGAGTAGTATTCCATTAGGAAAATCTATAATAAAAAGAACTGGAAAAAAAATAGCAATTTTAAATTTTGGTACTTTATTACAAAACGCTTTTTTTGCAGCAGATAGTTTAGATGCAACACTAGTAGATATGCGTTTTGTTAAACCATTAGATGAAAATATGATTTTAAAATTATCTTATAAGCATAAATTCTTTATTACTCTTGAAGAAGGTGTAATTTCTGGTGGGGCAGGAAGTGCTGTAAATGAATTTATTATGGTCAATAAAATTTTCCTGCCAGTTTTAAATATTGGATTACCAGATGTATTTGTACCACAAGGTACTCAAGAAGAAATTAGACATGATTATAAATTAGATGCAGAAGGTATTCATAAACAAATATTTTATTGGTTAAAACAATGA
- a CDS encoding polyprenyl synthetase family protein encodes MHFSRLHKKYKHRINKKLLNTLNALPFQNSNLLKAMKYGVCSGGKRLRSSLVYVTGEVFRVNLITLDVISTAIECIHSYSLIHDDLPCMDNDNYRRGKISCHIKYGESTSLLAGDALQSLAFNILSKSFMPDVSNLKRMKMISELSSSIGASGMCMGQKLDLEEEKKESKLSKLETINLYKTAFLMRSAVRLVYFSSDNFSKSILSILDFFSISIGLAFQIQDDILDLKNDSIKIKDNKTIKKYTYPSIIGLDKSKEKIKKLYKQSFLALDSLKKKKLILIC; translated from the coding sequence ATGCATTTTTCTCGTCTGCACAAGAAATATAAACATCGTATAAATAAAAAATTATTGAATACTTTAAATGCGTTACCTTTTCAAAACTCGAATCTTTTGAAAGCAATGAAATATGGTGTATGTTCAGGTGGTAAAAGATTACGTTCATCTTTAGTATATGTAACTGGAGAGGTTTTTAGAGTAAATTTAATAACACTAGACGTAATATCTACTGCTATTGAATGCATTCATTCGTATTCTTTAATACATGATGATTTACCTTGTATGGATAATGATAATTATAGAAGAGGAAAAATTTCTTGTCATATAAAATATGGTGAAAGTACTTCTCTACTTGCGGGTGATGCTTTGCAAAGTCTTGCATTTAATATTTTGTCAAAAAGCTTTATGCCAGATGTATCTAATTTAAAACGTATGAAAATGATTTCTGAATTATCTAGTTCTATTGGTGCGTCTGGAATGTGTATGGGTCAAAAGTTAGATTTAGAAGAAGAAAAAAAAGAATCAAAATTATCTAAATTAGAAACTATTAATTTGTATAAAACTGCTTTTTTAATGCGCTCAGCTGTACGTTTGGTGTATTTTTCTTCTGATAATTTTTCTAAATCTATATTATCAATATTAGATTTTTTTTCAATTTCTATTGGTTTAGCATTTCAAATTCAAGATGATATTTTAGATTTAAAAAATGATAGTATAAAAATAAAGGATAATAAAACAATTAAAAAATATACTTATCCATCAATAATAGGTTTAGATAAATCAAAAGAAAAAATAAAAAAACTATATAAACAATCATTTTTAGCATTAGATAGTTTAAAAAAAAAAAAATTAATACTGATATGCTAG
- a CDS encoding MFS transporter has product MNFLELQVTLSFCIIFLLRMLGMFMILPILSKYGMFLDGANKFLIGLSIGIYGIAQVIFQIPFGILSDKFCRKKIILLGLFMFFIGNIISANIHSIWGLIVGRFLQGSGAISGVCMAFLSDLVREENRVKSIAAIGVSFAISFLIAMVSGPVIVQYFGIFSIFWISVLLSIICMIIVYAVIPYSKKNSIYCSYSKTLKFILNKQFFRSYLGIFFLHFLLMINFMIIPNQFEISGFSLNNHWKVYLGTILISFFILFLFIFYCKYKYVLENIIEICIVWIFFSAIIFLEAKNNLLFLIIALQIFFISFNFLEVFLPSYLSKQSLNNYKGSIMSIYSTSQFLGIFFGGVSSGWLYSFLNFSQMFLFEIFIVILWLILSFFCKK; this is encoded by the coding sequence ATGAACTTTTTAGAATTACAAGTCACATTGAGTTTTTGTATAATTTTTTTATTGCGTATGTTAGGAATGTTTATGATTCTTCCTATTTTGAGTAAGTATGGGATGTTTTTAGATGGAGCAAATAAATTTTTAATTGGTTTATCGATAGGAATATATGGTATTGCCCAGGTAATTTTTCAAATCCCATTTGGAATATTATCTGATAAGTTTTGTCGAAAAAAAATAATTTTATTAGGTCTTTTTATGTTTTTTATTGGAAATATAATATCGGCCAATATTCATTCAATTTGGGGGTTGATAGTTGGTAGGTTTTTACAGGGTTCAGGAGCTATATCTGGTGTATGTATGGCTTTTTTATCGGATTTAGTTAGAGAAGAAAATCGTGTTAAATCTATTGCGGCTATAGGTGTAAGTTTTGCTATTTCTTTTTTAATTGCCATGGTTTCTGGACCAGTAATTGTTCAATATTTTGGAATTTTTTCGATTTTTTGGATATCTGTTTTATTGTCTATTATTTGTATGATTATTGTTTATGCTGTTATTCCTTATTCAAAAAAAAATAGTATATATTGTTCATATAGCAAAACACTGAAATTTATTTTAAATAAACAATTTTTTAGATCTTATTTAGGTATATTTTTTTTACATTTTTTATTGATGATTAATTTTATGATTATTCCTAATCAATTTGAAATATCTGGTTTTTCTTTAAATAATCATTGGAAGGTTTATTTAGGTACTATATTAATTTCTTTTTTTATTTTGTTCTTATTTATATTTTATTGTAAATATAAATATGTTCTAGAAAACATTATTGAAATATGCATTGTATGGATTTTTTTTTCAGCAATTATTTTTTTAGAAGCAAAAAATAATTTGTTATTTTTAATAATTGCTTTGCAAATTTTTTTTATTTCATTTAATTTTCTTGAAGTTTTCTTACCTTCATATCTAAGTAAACAATCATTAAATAATTATAAAGGTAGTATAATGAGTATTTATTCTACTAGCCAGTTTTTAGGTATTTTTTTTGGAGGTGTTTCCAGTGGATGGTTATATAGTTTTTTAAATTTTTCACAAATGTTTTTGTTCGAGATATTTATTGTTATATTATGGTTGATTCTTAGTTTTTTTTGCAAGAAGTAA
- a CDS encoding TusE/DsrC/DsvC family sulfur relay protein, whose product MHTHKKILYTYEKIEKDSEGYLKRTKDWNTILAEEIAKKENINLSSDHWKIIIFIRKFYFKFNITPSMRMLIKSIKQEIGESKSNSIYLFKLFPKGPAKQASKIAGIPKPVKCL is encoded by the coding sequence ATGCATACTCATAAAAAAATATTATATACATATGAAAAAATCGAAAAGGATTCAGAGGGATATTTAAAGAGAACCAAAGATTGGAATACAATTTTAGCAGAAGAAATTGCAAAAAAAGAAAATATTAATTTAAGTTCTGATCACTGGAAAATAATAATTTTTATACGAAAATTTTATTTTAAATTTAATATAACACCTTCGATGAGAATGTTAATTAAAAGCATTAAACAAGAAATAGGAGAATCTAAAAGTAATAGTATTTATTTATTTAAATTATTTCCTAAAGGACCTGCTAAACAAGCTAGTAAAATTGCTGGAATACCTAAACCGGTCAAATG